A section of the Rossellomorea marisflavi genome encodes:
- a CDS encoding DinB family protein, which produces MIDKKLLIRMLDHTYDLESWYAPFKDAVSGVTASMAVWKPEGNDMNSIWENVNHLTYYKERYAAKLLGEPWENPLDGHDTFQLTDPLEDESAWKALVDRAEKAQVRLKGILEEMSEEEMKENGVAEYLYHILIHDAYHTGQIMQSRKMQGGWPATR; this is translated from the coding sequence ATGATAGACAAAAAGTTATTGATCAGGATGCTCGACCATACGTACGATCTTGAAAGCTGGTATGCGCCGTTCAAGGATGCCGTGAGCGGGGTGACGGCGTCCATGGCCGTCTGGAAGCCGGAGGGAAACGACATGAATTCGATCTGGGAAAACGTTAACCACCTTACGTACTATAAGGAACGATATGCAGCCAAGCTGCTGGGTGAACCGTGGGAGAATCCACTCGATGGACATGATACGTTCCAGCTGACGGATCCACTGGAGGATGAATCAGCTTGGAAGGCCCTTGTGGACCGCGCGGAGAAGGCCCAAGTCAGGTTGAAGGGGATCCTGGAGGAAATGTCAGAGGAAGAGATGAAGGAAAATGGAGTGGCCGAGTACTTGTATCACATCCTGATTCACGATGCGTATCATACGGGACAGATCATGCAGTCCCGGAAGATGCAGGGAGGATGGCCGGCTACACGATAG
- a CDS encoding GNAT family N-acetyltransferase produces the protein MGNLSIRLLQEGDERSLLAFEEENRAFFQEFSVDRPDDFYTLAGQRDMLKTRLERSEEDQDYHFGIFLDGDELIGTIGLFRIERGPRQMAIIGYSLSQKHNGKGYATEAVRQLVRYGFDVLGLHRIEAGVMPKNGGSIRVLEKAGFEKEGISRKSVKINGAWEDHMILAIINES, from the coding sequence ATGGGGAACCTATCGATACGGTTGCTGCAAGAAGGAGACGAAAGGAGCCTGTTGGCATTCGAGGAAGAGAATCGGGCGTTCTTCCAAGAATTCAGTGTCGATCGACCGGATGACTTTTATACGCTGGCAGGGCAGCGGGATATGCTGAAAACAAGACTGGAGAGAAGTGAAGAGGACCAGGACTATCATTTTGGGATCTTCCTTGATGGGGATGAACTGATCGGCACGATCGGTTTGTTCCGCATCGAACGGGGGCCGAGGCAGATGGCCATCATCGGCTACAGCCTGAGCCAGAAACATAACGGCAAAGGATATGCGACGGAGGCCGTCCGGCAACTGGTCCGCTATGGGTTCGACGTCCTCGGCCTTCACCGGATTGAAGCAGGAGTGATGCCGAAGAATGGAGGTTCCATCAGGGTACTGGAGAAAGCCGGGTTTGAGAAGGAAGGCATTTCGAGGAAGTCCGTTAAGATTAATGGGGCGTGGGAGGATCATATGATTCTGGCAATCATTAATGAGAGTTGA
- a CDS encoding glutamate decarboxylase — MSKDRKADTQSDTYGGKEIKPDQQQRLPHHMEMELPHELSINPLFAREGESTIPRFQLADGGMLPETAYQIVHDEITLDGNARLNLATFVSTWMEPAAERLYAQSFDKNMIDKDEYPQTAQIEERCVRILADLWHSPEPLKTMGVSTTGSSEACMLGGLALKRRWQNARKKEGKPTDRPNIVFSSAVQVVWEKFANYWEVEPRYVKVTHEHPQLNPEGVLAAVDENTIGVVAILGETYTGLYEPIAAIAKALDDLQEKSGLNIPMHVDAASGGFVAPFLQPDLVWDFQLPRVKSINVSGHKYGLVYPGLGWIIWREAKDLPEELIFRVSYLGGNMPTFALNFSRPGAQVLLQYYNYLRLGKEGYYEVQKASQNVALFLSTEIQNMGPFELLSDGSDIPVFAWRLKEDDTSHWTLFDLSRQMRVFGWQVPAYPLPPDMETVTIMRVVVRNGFSMDLAHLFLVNLKQAVAFLDTLDAPMPHDTKYDNGFHH; from the coding sequence ATGTCCAAGGATCGAAAAGCAGACACTCAAAGCGATACATACGGAGGAAAAGAAATCAAGCCCGATCAGCAACAACGATTACCGCATCACATGGAAATGGAGCTCCCGCATGAACTTTCCATAAACCCTCTCTTTGCCCGCGAAGGAGAATCAACCATTCCCCGCTTTCAACTGGCGGATGGGGGCATGCTACCAGAAACAGCCTATCAGATCGTCCATGATGAAATCACGCTTGATGGCAATGCGCGCTTGAATCTCGCTACATTCGTCAGTACGTGGATGGAGCCTGCCGCAGAGCGCTTATATGCCCAATCATTCGACAAAAACATGATAGACAAGGATGAATATCCACAAACAGCCCAAATCGAGGAGCGATGTGTCCGCATTCTTGCCGATCTCTGGCATTCACCCGAGCCCCTGAAAACAATGGGGGTATCCACAACGGGATCCTCGGAAGCCTGTATGCTTGGAGGGCTTGCATTGAAAAGGCGCTGGCAAAATGCACGCAAAAAGGAAGGAAAACCGACAGATCGCCCCAATATCGTGTTTAGTTCTGCTGTTCAGGTCGTTTGGGAAAAATTTGCGAACTATTGGGAAGTGGAACCTCGCTATGTAAAGGTCACCCACGAGCATCCTCAATTGAACCCTGAGGGAGTCCTCGCGGCAGTGGACGAAAATACGATCGGGGTTGTCGCCATTCTTGGGGAAACGTATACCGGTCTATACGAGCCCATTGCCGCCATTGCGAAAGCATTGGATGATCTGCAGGAGAAGTCCGGTCTCAACATTCCCATGCATGTGGATGCAGCTTCAGGAGGATTTGTCGCACCGTTCCTTCAACCTGATCTGGTATGGGATTTCCAACTGCCGAGGGTGAAGTCCATCAATGTATCCGGACATAAGTATGGACTGGTCTACCCGGGATTGGGCTGGATCATCTGGAGGGAAGCCAAGGACCTCCCTGAGGAACTCATCTTCCGTGTCTCCTATCTCGGCGGGAACATGCCGACTTTCGCCCTGAATTTCTCCCGCCCCGGCGCGCAGGTACTGCTGCAATATTATAATTACCTGCGTCTGGGGAAAGAAGGGTACTATGAGGTGCAAAAGGCTTCACAGAACGTTGCCCTCTTCCTGAGCACGGAGATTCAGAATATGGGACCGTTTGAACTTTTATCCGATGGTTCCGATATACCCGTCTTCGCTTGGCGACTGAAAGAGGATGACACCTCCCATTGGACCCTATTTGATTTATCCAGACAAATGCGCGTGTTCGGCTGGCAAGTACCCGCTTATCCATTGCCACCTGACATGGAAACGGTGACGATTATGCGGGTGGTGGTCCGGAACGGTTTCTCCATGGACCTTGCCCATTTATTTTTGGTGAACCTCAAACAGGCCGTTGCTTTTCTAGATACCCTGGATGCACCTATGCCACATGATACGAAGTATGATAATGGGTTTCATCATTAA
- a CDS encoding DinB family protein, protein MNDLKLIETYKGFVKKYSLEQLNDIPEQGVWSIGQMYNHLICVAHEYLDSAEACATGKREQEKGKTEFGEYLFNIGCFPPIKIQLPPELNTTPDNPASKEDLMRGLNHLITRMDEVERKVKDINPNNKEAHGGFGWLNAQEWYELVGMHFRHHLRQKYELDQRLGLDVSPD, encoded by the coding sequence ATGAATGATCTGAAGCTGATAGAGACCTACAAAGGATTTGTAAAGAAGTATTCCCTAGAGCAACTGAACGATATACCAGAGCAAGGTGTGTGGTCGATTGGTCAAATGTATAACCACCTAATTTGCGTGGCCCATGAGTACTTGGATAGTGCAGAAGCTTGTGCCACAGGCAAAAGAGAACAAGAAAAAGGAAAAACCGAATTCGGAGAATATCTATTCAATATCGGCTGCTTTCCTCCCATAAAGATTCAATTACCACCCGAACTCAATACAACGCCCGACAATCCGGCATCAAAAGAAGATCTTATGCGAGGTCTCAATCACTTGATTACAAGAATGGATGAGGTGGAGAGGAAGGTAAAGGATATAAATCCAAATAACAAAGAAGCACATGGAGGTTTTGGTTGGTTAAACGCACAGGAATGGTATGAACTCGTGGGGATGCATTTCCGTCATCATCTTCGTCAAAAGTATGAACTGGATCAAAGACTAGGACTAGATGTATCTCCTGATTGA
- the rfbA gene encoding glucose-1-phosphate thymidylyltransferase RfbA: MKGIILAGGSGTRLYPLTKSISKHLLPLYDKPMIYYPLCTLMEAGIREILLISTKEDIGRYEQLLGDGSTLGISIRYAVQPKPEGIAQAFLIGEAFMGGERTALILGDNLFYGPGFKDPVWNRDDALVFGAYVEDPERFGVVGFSSEGRVESIEEKPASPKSNYAVAGLYIYNNDVVEVAKSLRPSLRGELEITDINRYYLQSGKLSVRLLGEHDAWMDAGTHEFLFKASQFVKTMEETKNVKVGCIEEVAFRKGWITAGELMKLGHPLRHNPYGQYLIRVAGRGSAG; this comes from the coding sequence ATGAAAGGCATCATTTTAGCAGGAGGGAGCGGTACGCGCTTGTACCCATTGACGAAATCCATCTCGAAGCATCTCCTCCCCCTTTACGATAAGCCGATGATTTACTACCCCCTCTGTACGTTGATGGAAGCGGGGATCCGGGAAATCTTGCTCATCTCTACTAAGGAGGATATCGGCCGATACGAGCAGCTTCTCGGCGATGGAAGCACGCTCGGGATCTCGATCCGCTATGCTGTGCAACCTAAACCGGAGGGCATCGCCCAGGCTTTCCTTATAGGCGAAGCTTTTATGGGAGGAGAGCGTACGGCATTAATTCTAGGAGACAATTTATTTTATGGGCCGGGATTTAAGGATCCTGTATGGAACAGAGATGATGCCCTTGTCTTCGGTGCTTATGTAGAAGATCCGGAGCGATTCGGGGTGGTGGGCTTTTCGAGCGAAGGGCGAGTTGAGTCCATCGAGGAAAAGCCGGCCAGCCCGAAGTCCAATTATGCCGTCGCAGGATTGTATATTTACAATAACGACGTTGTCGAAGTCGCCAAAAGCCTGCGGCCATCCCTGCGTGGGGAGCTTGAGATTACGGATATCAACCGCTACTACTTGCAATCGGGGAAACTTTCGGTCCGTCTTCTCGGGGAACATGATGCCTGGATGGATGCCGGTACCCATGAGTTTCTTTTCAAAGCGTCGCAGTTTGTCAAAACGATGGAAGAGACGAAAAATGTGAAGGTCGGATGTATCGAGGAAGTAGCTTTCCGCAAGGGGTGGATCACAGCAGGAGAGCTGATGAAGCTTGGTCATCCGTTACGCCATAATCCATATGGACAGTATCTGATCAGGGTGGCTGGAAGGGGGAGTGCAGGATGA
- a CDS encoding GNAT family N-acetyltransferase, giving the protein MNPILKDIPLSFETERLTLRAPLPQGDGRVVNEAINRSLNELKPWLGFAQVAPTVEETEINLREAYVRFRKREAFRYLIFHKETGDLIGSSGFHNVDWEVPKGEIGYWVDTKHGGAGYITEAVKGLTELALSHIGFRRVEIRCESMNVKSRAIPEKLGYELEGILRNESPSVDGTKLTDTCIYSTIR; this is encoded by the coding sequence ATGAATCCCATATTGAAAGATATCCCATTATCATTTGAAACGGAAAGGCTGACGTTGCGGGCACCTCTTCCCCAGGGGGACGGCAGGGTGGTGAATGAAGCCATTAACCGTTCCCTGAACGAACTGAAGCCTTGGCTCGGGTTTGCCCAGGTTGCTCCCACCGTGGAAGAAACAGAAATCAACCTCCGAGAGGCGTATGTCCGCTTCCGGAAGCGGGAAGCGTTCCGTTACCTGATTTTTCATAAGGAAACCGGAGACCTGATCGGGTCCTCCGGGTTTCATAATGTGGACTGGGAGGTACCAAAGGGTGAAATCGGTTACTGGGTCGACACAAAGCATGGTGGTGCCGGATACATAACCGAAGCGGTAAAAGGATTGACGGAACTTGCCCTCAGCCATATCGGCTTCAGGAGGGTGGAGATCCGCTGTGAGTCGATGAACGTTAAGAGCAGGGCGATTCCGGAGAAACTTGGCTACGAGTTGGAAGGGATCCTCAGGAATGAGTCGCCGTCTGTTGATGGGACAAAGCTGACGGACACATGCATCTATTCTACAATCAGATAA
- the gpmA gene encoding 2,3-diphosphoglycerate-dependent phosphoglycerate mutase codes for MKKIVFIRHGESQYNLENRFTGWIDVDLTDDGYAEARKAGAILKKHGIGFDVAHTSVLKRAIRTLWIMLHEMDLVWIPVYKSWKLNERHYGRLQGLNKDEITEKFGEEQVTEWRRSANVRPPAVTDDAHRQDRDDPKYASVSDEDLPMTESLIDTEKRALQYWKDEIVPCLQENEHVILSAHGNTLRALVKYLDGIPDDGVAGLNIPNGIPLVYELDDDFTPLRHYYLGEEGEMEHKDIPQHIHEDDHWIG; via the coding sequence ATGAAGAAAATCGTATTCATTCGACATGGAGAAAGTCAGTACAACCTTGAGAACCGTTTCACGGGCTGGATCGACGTGGATCTGACAGACGACGGGTACGCAGAAGCAAGAAAAGCAGGGGCCATTCTGAAAAAGCACGGAATCGGGTTCGATGTCGCACACACCTCCGTGTTGAAACGTGCAATCCGGACGCTGTGGATCATGCTTCATGAGATGGACCTCGTCTGGATTCCAGTGTATAAATCCTGGAAGCTCAATGAGCGCCACTACGGGCGGCTTCAGGGCTTGAATAAGGATGAGATCACTGAGAAGTTCGGGGAAGAGCAGGTGACGGAATGGAGGCGGTCTGCCAATGTCAGGCCGCCTGCTGTGACGGATGACGCACACCGACAGGATCGTGACGATCCCAAGTATGCGTCGGTCAGCGACGAAGACCTCCCCATGACGGAGAGTCTGATCGATACGGAAAAGCGTGCCCTTCAGTATTGGAAGGATGAGATCGTTCCGTGTCTTCAAGAAAACGAGCACGTCATCCTGTCCGCTCATGGGAATACGCTGAGGGCCCTCGTCAAATATCTCGACGGGATACCGGATGACGGAGTGGCCGGGCTCAATATCCCGAACGGCATCCCACTCGTCTATGAGCTGGATGATGATTTCACCCCTCTCCGCCACTATTACCTAGGGGAAGAAGGCGAGATGGAACACAAGGATATCCCGCAACACATACATGAAGACGATCATTGGATCGGGTGA
- a CDS encoding ABC transporter permease subunit → MNVLKRFAWMLEPVLIIAGILLVSAGSGLFQTQSLSFSSYGQTFLDMWGDLSHPFDLVYTITQTERPLFPIILLALWSSMRILFLAISISLGASLILLIIYTVSGRIVKNAIKSVAAVLESVPDIFVIATLQLFIIWFFKKTGILLGDVASLDPNEIIFLPAVTLSVLPTFFFLGLMISFVKEEEDLPYVELARSKGLTKYRILFIHMIRNILVSLTYHGKQIVWMMLSNLLILEYLYNVFGVTSFLFTYNTPAIFAITSILLFLPIYGVLKAMQFTVKHRIGKEMSL, encoded by the coding sequence TTGAATGTATTGAAGCGATTCGCCTGGATGCTCGAGCCGGTTCTGATCATTGCGGGGATCTTACTGGTCAGTGCCGGGTCCGGCCTGTTTCAAACCCAATCCCTTTCATTCTCATCGTACGGACAAACCTTCCTCGATATGTGGGGGGACCTCTCCCATCCATTCGATCTCGTGTATACCATAACGCAAACGGAGAGACCGCTGTTCCCGATCATCCTGCTGGCACTATGGAGTAGCATGCGGATCCTTTTTCTAGCGATTTCCATATCCCTTGGGGCCTCTCTTATTCTCTTAATCATCTATACGGTGTCCGGGCGGATCGTGAAAAATGCGATCAAATCAGTCGCTGCCGTTCTCGAGTCGGTACCGGATATCTTTGTCATTGCTACGCTTCAGCTCTTTATCATCTGGTTTTTCAAGAAGACGGGGATCCTTCTCGGAGATGTTGCCTCCCTTGATCCGAATGAAATCATCTTCCTTCCGGCCGTCACCCTGAGCGTTCTGCCAACCTTCTTCTTCCTTGGTCTAATGATTTCATTCGTGAAAGAAGAAGAAGATCTGCCGTATGTGGAGCTCGCCCGGAGCAAAGGACTGACAAAATACCGGATCCTGTTCATCCATATGATCCGGAACATCCTCGTCAGCCTGACGTACCACGGCAAACAGATCGTATGGATGATGCTGTCGAACCTGCTGATCCTCGAGTATCTGTATAATGTCTTCGGTGTCACGTCGTTCTTGTTCACCTATAATACGCCGGCGATCTTTGCCATCACGTCGATTCTGCTCTTTCTCCCGATCTATGGGGTGCTGAAAGCGATGCAGTTCACGGTGAAGCACCGGATCGGGAAGGAGATGAGTTTATGA
- a CDS encoding alpha/beta fold hydrolase, whose protein sequence is MKKKRKRGWVYVRNGLAILLILCIGWSVFSTIMTAYEQGTYHPPGERVEVDGKKMHVYSKGTGDETIVLMSGLGTAAPVLDFAPLIDELSKKHRVVVVEPFGYGWSDLAETDRTVENMVREMRAALSKADIQGPYILMPHSVSGIYSMYYANHYPEEVKAVIGIDPTLPGALDYFNESPPSMPGFLKYVAPSGIGRLALMIDSRNFLPEAGEGTYSKENLDQTKAISAWKGYNRNVVAEANAIKKNIDQTKDMAFPADMPVLFFTKEAGKTTDDGKNNVTFLETQLTTEPASRVVPLDGHHYLHWTRSVEMSREVDRFVESFR, encoded by the coding sequence ATGAAGAAAAAGAGAAAACGGGGATGGGTGTACGTGAGGAACGGACTAGCAATCCTGCTCATCCTGTGCATCGGGTGGTCGGTGTTCAGCACGATCATGACGGCATATGAGCAGGGGACGTATCATCCGCCGGGTGAACGGGTGGAAGTCGATGGGAAGAAGATGCATGTGTATTCAAAGGGGACGGGGGATGAGACGATCGTCCTCATGAGCGGATTAGGGACGGCTGCGCCTGTCCTGGATTTCGCCCCTTTGATTGATGAACTTTCCAAGAAGCATCGAGTCGTTGTCGTGGAGCCATTCGGGTACGGGTGGAGCGACCTGGCCGAGACGGATCGCACGGTGGAAAACATGGTACGGGAGATGAGGGCGGCACTGAGCAAGGCGGATATCCAGGGACCTTACATTCTCATGCCTCATTCCGTGTCAGGCATCTATAGCATGTATTATGCGAACCACTATCCCGAAGAAGTGAAAGCGGTGATCGGGATCGACCCGACGCTTCCGGGGGCACTGGACTATTTCAATGAATCACCGCCATCCATGCCGGGATTCCTGAAGTATGTTGCGCCATCCGGAATCGGAAGGCTGGCCCTGATGATCGATTCCCGAAACTTTTTGCCTGAGGCTGGTGAAGGGACATATTCAAAAGAAAACCTCGACCAGACCAAGGCGATCTCAGCCTGGAAGGGATATAACCGCAATGTTGTAGCCGAGGCCAACGCGATCAAGAAGAACATCGATCAGACAAAGGATATGGCCTTCCCGGCAGACATGCCGGTATTATTCTTTACGAAGGAAGCGGGCAAGACGACTGATGACGGGAAGAACAATGTCACATTCCTTGAAACGCAGCTGACGACTGAACCTGCGAGCCGGGTGGTGCCGCTGGACGGCCATCACTATCTCCACTGGACCCGTTCAGTGGAAATGAGCAGGGAAGTGGACCGGTTCGTAGAATCTTTCAGGTGA
- a CDS encoding pyruvate oxidase gives MFKQTAGEKLIDMLIEWGVDHIYGMPGDSINSLIEPLRKAQDKIKFIQVRHEEAAALAAAAYAKLTGKLGVCMAIAGPGAIHLLNGLYDAKLDRAPVLAITGQVESDLIGTDSFQEVNLERMFDDVAVYNQRIMSAEQLPAVVNQAIRTAYAKKGVSVLTIPDDIPRFEVGKEARVTAQFTAKQVVLPMKEDLLNSKKILEEAAKPVILAGRGAHGHRDTLLSFAEKIGAPVVLTLPGKGVIPDKHPYCIGGLGLIGTKPSYEAMQEADTLIMIGTSFPFTAFLPEHAKTIHLDIDPAQIGKRYPVDVGLAGDAGATLSWLTDHLATKEDRTFLEKSQERMKHWLAKLDHQEEDGSVPLKPQRVIHALQEVAADDAVLSVDVGNVTVWMARHFHITHQSFVISSWLATLGCGLPGALAGQIAHPDKQVFAVCGDGGFAMTMADFVTAVKYDLPIVVLVLNNHKIAMIKFEQEVMGNIEFGTNLQNPDFARYAEACGGVGYRVERPEQLLPAIQQAVQNRKACIIDVLVDPEEAPMPAKIQFSQAAGYTKHMIKELFEEGKIDLPPF, from the coding sequence ATGTTCAAACAAACGGCCGGGGAAAAGCTCATCGATATGCTCATTGAATGGGGCGTCGACCATATATACGGCATGCCGGGGGATTCCATCAACTCCCTCATCGAACCCCTTCGGAAAGCACAGGACAAAATCAAATTCATCCAGGTCAGGCATGAAGAAGCGGCTGCACTTGCCGCTGCCGCGTATGCGAAGCTCACCGGGAAACTCGGGGTCTGCATGGCTATCGCAGGTCCGGGTGCCATCCACCTTTTGAACGGCCTGTACGATGCGAAGCTTGACCGTGCGCCGGTTCTTGCCATCACAGGACAGGTGGAGTCCGATTTAATTGGGACGGATTCTTTCCAAGAGGTGAATCTGGAGCGGATGTTCGATGATGTGGCCGTTTATAATCAACGGATCATGTCAGCCGAGCAGCTGCCCGCCGTCGTGAATCAAGCGATCCGGACCGCCTATGCCAAGAAAGGGGTATCGGTCCTCACGATTCCGGACGACATCCCTCGCTTTGAAGTCGGGAAGGAAGCTCGGGTCACCGCCCAGTTCACGGCTAAACAGGTGGTACTCCCGATGAAGGAGGATCTCCTCAACTCGAAGAAGATCCTTGAAGAGGCGGCGAAACCGGTCATCCTCGCTGGTCGAGGTGCCCATGGACATCGTGATACCCTCCTCTCATTCGCCGAGAAGATCGGGGCCCCGGTCGTTCTTACCTTACCCGGAAAAGGGGTCATCCCCGACAAGCATCCGTACTGCATCGGTGGACTTGGCCTGATCGGGACCAAGCCGTCGTATGAAGCTATGCAGGAGGCCGATACCCTCATCATGATCGGCACATCCTTTCCGTTCACGGCGTTTCTGCCGGAGCATGCGAAGACGATTCATCTCGATATCGACCCTGCCCAAATCGGGAAGCGCTATCCCGTCGATGTCGGTCTTGCCGGAGATGCCGGTGCAACCCTTTCCTGGCTGACGGATCACTTGGCGACGAAAGAAGATCGCACATTCTTGGAGAAAAGCCAGGAGCGGATGAAGCACTGGCTCGCAAAGCTTGACCATCAGGAAGAAGACGGGTCCGTCCCACTGAAGCCTCAGCGTGTCATCCATGCCCTCCAGGAAGTGGCCGCCGATGATGCCGTCCTGTCCGTGGATGTCGGGAACGTCACCGTGTGGATGGCGAGGCACTTCCATATCACCCATCAATCCTTCGTGATCTCGAGCTGGCTGGCAACACTCGGCTGCGGCCTGCCGGGCGCTCTTGCCGGCCAGATTGCCCACCCCGACAAACAGGTATTCGCCGTGTGCGGGGATGGAGGATTCGCCATGACCATGGCCGACTTCGTCACGGCGGTGAAATATGACCTGCCGATCGTGGTCCTCGTCCTGAACAACCATAAGATTGCCATGATCAAATTCGAGCAGGAGGTCATGGGGAATATCGAGTTCGGGACCAATCTCCAAAATCCCGACTTCGCCCGCTACGCAGAAGCATGCGGTGGTGTCGGGTACCGGGTGGAACGACCTGAGCAGCTGCTGCCTGCGATCCAGCAGGCCGTCCAGAACCGCAAAGCCTGCATCATCGATGTCCTCGTGGATCCGGAAGAAGCCCCGATGCCGGCCAAGATCCAGTTCTCCCAGGCAGCAGGGTATACGAAACATATGATCAAGGAGCTGTTCGAGGAAGGGAAGATTGACCTGCCTCCGTTCTAA
- a CDS encoding ABC transporter permease — protein sequence MTTLKNWLLIGFGAGFILLMLGWSILFHYKGAEIPKTVMTNGDDGFAAAPFSPSSQIPFGTDRDGYHMFYKVLDGAVYTLGAAIAISVVAFLLAFLVGVLMGFWKPAVRRYSDKVLMGFYFIPQSIIAYNVLYPLLWETEDGFTTTLNERIIWTILVLAFIMLPTTAILISNETKEILGKEFIAGARVLGGSRFFLFWKHVLPHLKGRLFILFPKLVIQALLIIAHLGFFTIYFGGTDVCYDLYGCDPPKPFIQEWASIMGTNYSEIYNAWWIFMTPMLFFSLAIIALTATTKGLEGLLDPSVKPQKKKAVSSHHQASSSVTPESFQRVGKEVSS from the coding sequence ATGACGACGTTGAAAAATTGGCTGCTGATAGGGTTTGGAGCAGGGTTCATCCTTTTGATGCTGGGGTGGAGCATCCTTTTCCATTACAAAGGAGCCGAGATTCCTAAGACCGTCATGACAAACGGAGATGATGGGTTCGCTGCAGCTCCGTTCAGCCCATCATCCCAGATCCCGTTCGGTACGGACCGGGACGGCTACCATATGTTCTATAAGGTGCTGGACGGTGCGGTGTATACCCTCGGTGCAGCGATTGCCATTTCCGTGGTGGCTTTCCTTTTGGCGTTTCTTGTCGGTGTCCTCATGGGATTCTGGAAGCCGGCAGTCAGGCGCTACTCGGATAAGGTGCTCATGGGCTTTTATTTCATCCCGCAGTCCATCATCGCGTACAACGTCCTGTATCCGTTGCTGTGGGAGACGGAGGATGGCTTCACCACCACCTTGAATGAGAGGATCATCTGGACAATTCTGGTGCTCGCCTTCATCATGCTGCCGACGACGGCCATCCTGATTTCCAACGAAACAAAAGAAATCCTCGGCAAGGAATTCATTGCAGGTGCGCGGGTCCTCGGCGGCAGCCGGTTCTTCCTGTTCTGGAAGCATGTGCTCCCCCATCTGAAGGGAAGGCTGTTCATCCTCTTCCCGAAGCTCGTCATCCAAGCACTCTTGATCATCGCCCATCTCGGATTCTTCACGATATACTTCGGGGGAACGGATGTATGCTATGATCTCTACGGATGTGATCCTCCTAAACCATTCATCCAGGAGTGGGCAAGCATCATGGGGACGAACTACAGTGAAATCTATAATGCATGGTGGATCTTCATGACACCGATGCTGTTCTTCTCGTTGGCCATCATTGCCTTGACCGCGACAACGAAAGGGCTGGAAGGACTCCTTGATCCTTCAGTCAAACCGCAAAAGAAAAAAGCGGTTTCCTCCCATCATCAAGCATCATCTTCTGTAACACCTGAATCTTTCCAACGGGTCGGGAAGGAAGTTTCATCCTGA
- a CDS encoding SDR family oxidoreductase, translating to MNLNLNGKVALVVASSQGLGKAIATQFVKEGMRVMLTSRNEGTLKEVKEELSVHGTVEYCPADITKPEEIARLVEQTVDTYGGIDVLINNAGGPPAGSFEQFSDEDWTNAFQLNLLSYVRLIREALPHLKKDGGRIINIASSSIKVPIPGLILSNTFRTGMIGMAKTLADEFAEYGILINTVAPGRIATDRVAHLDSVNADKSGKSVEEVEEESKAKIPLKRYGTPEEFANVVTFLVSDANTYMTGSSFLVDGGMVKSI from the coding sequence ATGAACTTGAATCTGAATGGAAAAGTCGCCTTGGTGGTGGCATCAAGCCAGGGCCTCGGCAAGGCGATTGCGACCCAATTTGTCAAAGAAGGCATGCGGGTCATGCTCACGAGCAGGAATGAGGGGACACTGAAAGAGGTCAAGGAAGAGCTGAGTGTTCATGGAACGGTGGAGTATTGTCCGGCAGATATTACAAAGCCGGAAGAAATCGCCCGCCTTGTGGAACAGACGGTGGACACTTATGGGGGGATCGATGTTCTCATCAACAATGCAGGGGGTCCTCCTGCAGGAAGCTTCGAGCAGTTCAGCGATGAAGACTGGACGAATGCCTTTCAGCTCAATCTATTGAGCTATGTCCGTCTCATCCGGGAGGCGCTGCCTCATCTGAAAAAGGATGGAGGGCGCATCATCAATATCGCTTCTTCTTCCATCAAGGTGCCGATCCCGGGACTGATCCTCTCTAATACGTTCCGTACGGGGATGATCGGCATGGCGAAGACCCTTGCCGATGAGTTCGCAGAGTACGGCATCCTGATTAACACCGTAGCCCCTGGAAGGATCGCCACCGATCGTGTCGCCCATCTCGATTCGGTCAATGCTGATAAGAGTGGGAAGAGCGTGGAAGAGGTGGAGGAAGAGTCGAAGGCGAAGATCCCGTTGAAACGCTACGGGACACCGGAAGAGTTCGCCAACGTCGTCACCTTCCTTGTGTCAGACGCCAATACGTATATGACCGGAAGCTCTTTCCTCGTGGATGGAGGCATGGTGAAGTCGATTTAA